In a genomic window of Salegentibacter salegens:
- the lpdA gene encoding dihydrolipoyl dehydrogenase: MAKKDRKELVIIGAGPGGYAAAFHAADLGIKVTLIDPEVNPGGVCLYRGCIPSKALLHLAKTKEEAMHASKWGMKFEEPKIDIKKVASWKEKVVKKLTEGLGQLSKARNIEYIQGKAKFTGENELEVTDNKGKTSGLSFEKVIIATGSSAVGLPELEIDHEKIWDATDALELKEIPKKMLVVGGGYIGLELGSVYAALGTKVSIAEMTSGFLPGTDRDLVKIFEKNEPFKNVFFETKVEKVKITKKGVKVSLKGKKEEQSKKYDCVLVAVGRKPNTQNLGLKELGVSANEKGFLEVDDKRRTKLEHVFAIGDITGEPMLAHKASHEGRIAAEVIAGKKGAAYDPKVIPAIVFTNPELAWCGLTEEEAKEKEKNVKVVKFPWSASGRAVAIGENTGLTKLLIDKETEVILGGAVAGKNAGSLIPEIALAIEMGSTASDLSLTIHPHPTLSETIMESAELFYGGATHYKKS; the protein is encoded by the coding sequence ATGGCAAAAAAAGATAGAAAAGAACTCGTAATTATTGGTGCCGGTCCCGGAGGCTATGCCGCAGCCTTTCACGCAGCAGATCTTGGAATAAAAGTAACGCTTATTGATCCGGAAGTTAATCCCGGCGGAGTTTGTCTCTACCGCGGTTGTATTCCCTCCAAAGCACTTTTGCACCTGGCAAAAACCAAAGAAGAGGCTATGCATGCCTCAAAATGGGGGATGAAATTTGAAGAGCCTAAAATAGACATTAAAAAAGTTGCAAGCTGGAAAGAGAAGGTGGTTAAAAAACTTACAGAAGGCTTAGGGCAATTAAGTAAAGCCAGGAATATTGAATACATCCAGGGAAAGGCCAAATTTACCGGTGAGAATGAACTGGAAGTAACCGATAATAAAGGAAAAACTTCAGGTTTAAGTTTTGAAAAAGTGATAATTGCCACCGGTTCCTCTGCGGTTGGTTTACCTGAGCTCGAGATAGATCATGAAAAAATCTGGGACGCTACCGATGCCCTGGAGCTTAAGGAAATTCCCAAAAAAATGTTAGTCGTTGGTGGCGGTTATATTGGCTTGGAGCTTGGAAGTGTTTATGCTGCTTTGGGAACAAAAGTTTCCATAGCTGAAATGACATCAGGATTTTTACCCGGAACAGATCGGGACCTGGTTAAAATTTTTGAGAAAAATGAACCCTTTAAAAATGTCTTTTTTGAAACTAAAGTAGAGAAAGTGAAGATCACCAAAAAAGGGGTGAAGGTTTCCTTAAAAGGAAAGAAAGAAGAACAGAGCAAAAAATATGATTGTGTGTTGGTAGCTGTTGGGAGAAAGCCAAATACTCAAAATCTGGGTTTGAAAGAACTTGGAGTTTCGGCCAATGAAAAAGGATTCCTGGAAGTAGATGATAAACGCCGAACAAAATTGGAGCATGTTTTTGCGATTGGCGATATTACCGGTGAACCTATGTTGGCACATAAAGCAAGTCATGAAGGCCGAATTGCTGCAGAAGTGATCGCAGGGAAAAAAGGAGCCGCCTATGATCCTAAAGTTATTCCCGCAATTGTATTTACTAATCCTGAGTTGGCTTGGTGCGGCCTCACTGAAGAAGAGGCAAAGGAAAAAGAGAAAAATGTAAAAGTTGTAAAATTTCCCTGGTCAGCTTCGGGAAGAGCTGTTGCTATTGGGGAAAATACGGGCTTGACTAAACTTTTAATAGATAAGGAAACCGAAGTGATTTTAGGTGGTGCCGTAGCCGGGAAAAATGCCGGGAGTTTGATTCCGGAGATCGCTTTGGCTATTGAAATGGGCAGTACAGCCAGTGATTTATCGCTAACTATTCATCCACATCCTACTCTTTCAGAAACTATAATGGAAAGCGCCGAGCTATTTTACGGAGGCGCTACACATTATAAAAAGTCGTAG
- a CDS encoding dodecin family protein gives MSIVKVIEIIATSEKSFDDAVQNALKEASKSVSNIQSIYVKEMHANVSNNQITTYAVNSKVSFTVNK, from the coding sequence ATGAGCATTGTAAAAGTAATTGAGATAATAGCCACTTCAGAAAAAAGTTTTGATGATGCAGTTCAAAATGCACTTAAAGAAGCAAGCAAATCGGTGAGTAACATACAATCTATTTATGTGAAAGAGATGCACGCCAATGTAAGTAATAATCAAATAACAACCTATGCGGTAAACTCAAAAGTCTCATTTACCGTGAATAAATAG
- a CDS encoding 2-oxo acid dehydrogenase subunit E2, producing the protein MAKEIKIPQISEGVDIAVISEILVSEGDKIEEDQSVISVETDKATAEVPATSGGTIKEIKVSEGDEVNVGDVIIILEDDDEDSEEKEEEKTTDKEGDASENKKEEAEKDEEESDSDEKEKEQKDDEKTDEPEEDKEDDDEKDGDDEEKKSKDTKSKKDKGTDKASSKEVYASPGVRRLARELEVNIKEISGSGESGRITEKDVKEYKEGGSKKSSSGQAELPDFSKWGAVENKPLNSIKKTTAKNVLASWQSIPHVFQFGEADISGVETYIEDHNEKVEKAGGKLTLTAILTKIVATALHKFPTFNASIDMDKEEMILKKYVNINIAVATEDGLLVPVIKNADQKSIKDLSVEISEIAEKAREQKLSKEDMEGGNFSISNLGGIGGTNFTPIVYHPQVAILGISRATTKPVYIDGKFEPRSILPLSLSYDHRLIDGADGAGFMNWLVKALEDPYEALLG; encoded by the coding sequence ATGGCAAAAGAGATAAAAATTCCGCAAATATCTGAAGGCGTAGATATCGCTGTTATTTCTGAAATCCTGGTTTCTGAAGGAGATAAAATAGAAGAAGATCAGTCAGTAATTTCAGTAGAAACCGATAAAGCTACAGCTGAAGTTCCAGCTACTTCAGGAGGAACAATTAAGGAGATAAAAGTTAGCGAAGGTGATGAGGTGAATGTAGGCGATGTGATTATTATCCTGGAAGATGATGATGAGGATTCAGAAGAAAAAGAGGAGGAGAAAACTACAGATAAAGAGGGAGACGCTTCAGAAAATAAAAAAGAAGAAGCTGAAAAGGACGAAGAGGAATCCGATTCTGATGAAAAAGAAAAAGAGCAGAAAGATGATGAGAAAACCGATGAGCCGGAAGAAGATAAAGAAGATGATGACGAAAAAGATGGAGATGATGAGGAAAAGAAAAGTAAAGACACCAAGTCTAAAAAAGATAAAGGTACCGATAAAGCATCTTCAAAAGAAGTCTATGCTTCTCCGGGAGTAAGGCGATTAGCTCGTGAACTCGAGGTTAATATAAAAGAAATAAGTGGTAGCGGCGAGAGTGGAAGAATCACTGAAAAAGACGTTAAAGAATACAAGGAAGGCGGTAGCAAAAAGAGCAGTTCTGGCCAGGCTGAATTACCCGATTTTAGTAAGTGGGGAGCGGTAGAAAATAAACCGCTAAATAGTATTAAAAAAACCACGGCCAAAAATGTATTGGCCTCCTGGCAATCTATTCCGCATGTGTTTCAGTTTGGAGAAGCCGATATCTCTGGAGTTGAAACTTATATAGAAGATCATAATGAGAAGGTCGAAAAAGCCGGTGGTAAACTCACGCTAACAGCGATACTTACCAAGATTGTTGCCACAGCCTTGCATAAATTTCCAACATTCAATGCAAGTATAGATATGGATAAGGAAGAAATGATCCTTAAAAAATATGTGAATATCAATATTGCGGTGGCTACAGAAGATGGGCTTTTAGTTCCTGTGATTAAAAATGCAGATCAAAAAAGTATCAAGGATCTATCGGTAGAAATTTCAGAAATAGCAGAGAAAGCACGGGAACAAAAACTATCTAAAGAAGATATGGAAGGAGGCAATTTTTCTATCTCAAACCTTGGCGGTATTGGCGGCACTAATTTTACGCCAATAGTCTACCATCCGCAGGTGGCGATTCTTGGTATTTCACGGGCAACTACCAAACCGGTTTATATAGATGGAAAGTTTGAACCTCGCAGTATACTTCCTCTAAGTTTATCTTATGATCATCGCTTAATAGATGGTGCAGATGGAGCTGGTTTTATGAATTGGCTGGTAAAAGCACTGGAAGATCCATACGAAGCGCTTTTGGGTTAA
- the aceE gene encoding pyruvate dehydrogenase (acetyl-transferring), homodimeric type: MANSKKDSTQQENQEWIDSLTWIIENKSTKRAEELLNILQKEAKKHNVELPETLTTTYHNTISQDKEEDYPGDLKLEEKILAYIRWNAMAMVVKANKADAGIGGHISTYASIAQLWEVGFHHFFKIENDVPDQIYFQGHASPGIYARAYMEGRLTKKNLENFRHEVQSDKGLTSYPHPHLMPNFWSNPTVSMGLGPIQAIYRARFNKYLHNRGLIDEDKSKVWAFIGDGEMDEVEARGAINIASRDKLDNLIFVIDCNLQRLDGPVRGNAKLIQELEGLFKGAGWNVIKLLWGKEWDKLIKKDKTGKLLKKLGELTDGQLQKYAYSDGEFLRKDLFESDKDLKKLVEDYSDEELENLKRGGHDSEKIYNAYKVALETKEKPSIVLAQTVKGYGQGSAGEASNISHKTKKFNKKQLEEFRDFFKVPVSDKDIEKIPFIKPKKDSEELKYLEERRKNLGGYIPQRKDRSSKLKAPDVKIFESFLEGSGEDDAATTMAMVQILSKLMKDKNLGKLIVPIIPDESRTFGMESLFRQAGIYAPHGQKYDPVDEDSLLYYKEAKNGAIMEEGITESGCMAEFIAAGTTYLTHGINTIPFYFFYSMFGFQRTGDLMWAAADAGAKGFLMGGISGRTSIPGEGLQHQDGQSHLYALAFPNLRAYDPAFAYELAVIVEEGIKNMYIENKDLFYYITIGNDTYPMPKMPEDVDREAIINGLYKFRKSKSRKKKKKAHLFGSGAIMKEVLKAAKILEEKFDVGADIWSITSYKTLYDNAIDTERDNRLKGQVNKEENYIERQLKDEKGTFVAASDYVKALPESLASYFPGELISLGADGFGRSDNREALRSFFEIDAPHIAYAALYGLAKQEQISMEELKKAAKKLKIDPQKTNPRTA; this comes from the coding sequence ATGGCGAATAGTAAGAAAGACAGTACCCAACAGGAAAATCAGGAATGGATAGACTCACTTACCTGGATCATTGAGAATAAATCTACTAAAAGGGCAGAGGAGCTACTTAACATCTTACAGAAAGAAGCCAAAAAACATAATGTAGAGCTGCCTGAGACACTAACTACAACCTACCACAATACCATTTCACAAGACAAAGAGGAGGATTATCCCGGCGATTTAAAACTGGAAGAAAAGATCCTGGCTTATATTAGGTGGAATGCCATGGCTATGGTTGTAAAAGCCAATAAGGCTGATGCCGGAATTGGAGGCCATATTTCTACATATGCCTCTATTGCGCAACTTTGGGAAGTAGGTTTTCATCATTTCTTTAAAATTGAAAATGATGTGCCAGATCAAATATATTTCCAGGGTCACGCTTCTCCAGGTATTTATGCGAGGGCTTATATGGAAGGGCGCTTAACTAAAAAGAACCTTGAAAATTTTCGCCACGAAGTACAATCTGATAAAGGCCTTACCTCTTATCCACACCCACATTTAATGCCCAATTTTTGGAGCAACCCAACGGTTTCGATGGGCTTAGGTCCTATCCAGGCTATTTACCGTGCCCGTTTTAATAAATACTTACATAACCGCGGACTTATAGACGAAGACAAGAGTAAAGTCTGGGCGTTTATTGGTGATGGGGAGATGGACGAGGTAGAAGCCCGTGGAGCTATTAATATCGCATCCAGGGATAAACTGGACAACCTCATTTTTGTGATAGATTGTAATTTACAACGTTTAGATGGTCCTGTTCGTGGTAATGCCAAGCTTATTCAGGAATTGGAGGGACTTTTTAAAGGTGCCGGATGGAATGTAATTAAATTGCTTTGGGGTAAAGAATGGGACAAACTCATTAAAAAGGATAAAACCGGAAAACTCCTAAAGAAACTAGGCGAACTTACAGATGGTCAGCTTCAAAAATACGCTTATAGCGACGGAGAATTTCTGCGGAAGGATTTATTTGAAAGTGATAAGGATCTAAAGAAGTTAGTTGAAGATTATTCCGATGAAGAATTGGAAAACCTGAAACGCGGCGGTCACGATTCAGAAAAAATATATAATGCTTATAAAGTTGCGTTAGAAACAAAAGAAAAACCCAGTATCGTTTTGGCACAAACCGTTAAAGGTTATGGCCAGGGCAGTGCCGGCGAGGCTAGTAATATTTCGCATAAAACTAAAAAATTCAACAAAAAGCAGCTGGAAGAATTTAGAGACTTTTTTAAGGTGCCGGTTTCAGATAAGGATATAGAAAAAATTCCATTTATCAAACCAAAGAAAGATAGTGAAGAGTTAAAATACCTTGAGGAAAGGAGAAAAAATCTTGGTGGTTATATTCCGCAGCGAAAAGACAGAAGCTCAAAATTAAAGGCTCCAGATGTAAAAATCTTTGAAAGTTTTTTAGAAGGATCGGGCGAAGATGATGCGGCAACCACTATGGCTATGGTTCAAATTCTAAGCAAGTTGATGAAGGATAAAAATTTAGGAAAATTGATCGTGCCAATTATTCCTGATGAATCCCGAACTTTTGGAATGGAATCCCTTTTTAGACAAGCCGGAATATACGCTCCACACGGGCAAAAATATGACCCGGTAGATGAAGATAGTTTGCTCTATTATAAAGAAGCCAAAAATGGCGCTATAATGGAAGAAGGTATTACCGAATCTGGTTGTATGGCCGAGTTTATTGCGGCAGGAACAACTTACTTGACCCACGGCATCAATACCATTCCGTTTTACTTCTTCTATTCTATGTTTGGTTTTCAAAGAACCGGTGATCTAATGTGGGCTGCGGCAGATGCAGGTGCAAAAGGTTTTCTTATGGGCGGTATTTCTGGAAGAACCAGTATTCCCGGGGAAGGTTTGCAACACCAGGACGGGCAAAGTCATTTATATGCGCTGGCATTTCCTAATTTAAGAGCTTACGATCCCGCTTTTGCTTATGAGCTGGCGGTTATTGTAGAAGAAGGAATTAAGAATATGTATATAGAGAACAAAGACCTGTTTTATTATATCACCATTGGTAACGATACTTATCCTATGCCTAAAATGCCCGAAGATGTGGATAGGGAAGCCATTATTAACGGACTTTATAAATTCAGGAAATCGAAATCACGTAAAAAGAAAAAGAAGGCGCATTTATTTGGGAGCGGTGCTATTATGAAAGAGGTGCTGAAAGCTGCAAAAATCCTGGAAGAAAAATTTGATGTGGGCGCCGATATTTGGAGCATTACCAGCTATAAAACTTTATATGATAATGCTATTGATACCGAACGTGACAACCGCCTAAAAGGCCAGGTAAATAAAGAAGAAAATTATATAGAACGACAATTGAAAGATGAAAAAGGCACTTTCGTAGCCGCTTCAGATTATGTGAAAGCCCTTCCCGAAAGTCTTGCCTCCTATTTCCCCGGTGAGCTTATTAGTTTAGGGGCCGATGGTTTTGGTAGAAGTGATAATAGGGAAGCCTTGCGTAGTTTCTTTGAAATAGATGCTCCGCATATTGCTTATGCTGCCTTGTATGGCCTTGCTAAACAGGAGCAAATTAGCATGGAAGAATTGAAAAAAGCAGCTAAAAAATTAAAGATAGATCCACAAAAGACCAATCCAAGAACGGCTTAA